Below is a genomic region from Candidatus Acidulodesulfobacterium acidiphilum.
TATGAAGATAAAAAAATATCTATAAATAAAAATACAATCAATAAAATTTTAAATTCAGAAGATAACGAAGCTAAACATGAAAATTACGCAAATTTTAAAAATTGGCAGCCGCCTTTAGTTTCTATTTTAAGGAATTTAAAAATAGATAACGAGAAGGGCGGGATCGAACAATTATGGCTGTTAGGCTCCGCCGATACGGCGGTAAATCCTAAAAAAAAGCAAAATGAAAGCGGCAATAACGATAAATCAGATGAAAAACCCAATATAGCAAAAGGGTCGGCACGCGAATTAAAATTTTTTGTTCAAATTCTATTATTTTTTTTCAAAGATAAATTCGATATATATGTTTTTGACTATAAGAATAAAGAAAAAATAAAAATAGACGAAAAAAATTTAAATATTCTATCTGATGAAAAAATTATCGATAATATTGCGGTAGATTTCAATGATTTTGAAAAAGTTCATGAAACGTTTAAAAGAATAATTTCGAAAATTATAGAAACTGCTAAGGAAGAGAATGAGACTTGTTCGTCGCAGAAAAGGATCAAGGAACATGAAATAGCTATAGATATTACCGGCGGACAAAAACCTATAAGCGTAGCGGGGGCGGTATCTACGCTGGAATATAAAACCAAAATAATCTACATAGATACAAATAATATACCGAATATTAAAGAAATAGACGCGACTATAGAAAACGAGCCCGATTTTTAAAAGTATTTATCTAAAAATTACTTATTAAAATATTTTCGATTTATGATAAAATTATATTGTTATATTTTATATCGAAAAGAAATATAGTCTAAAAGAAATTAATATGTACAATAATGCATTAAAATTATAAATTAATAAAAAATATACTTATATAAAATATCTTATATCCACATGCTTTCCGACGACAATTTGGATTTAATAAGGTCTCAGATAGAAACGGCTTATAAAGCTACCGAAGAACCGGTAGTAAAACAGCTGAGGAGTTTTGCGGTAAAAATTAAAGACGAGGTAAAGATTTTAAGGCCTTATACTGCTACCGCTGTATCTTTTGTTTCCGCGGACGGCGGAAACAACAATATAAAATTTAATCCCTGCGTGCTGGAACTTGTAAGGATTGTGGATTCAAGGGGAGTTCAGTGCGCTATCGATCCTATTTTCGGTAATTCCAATTTAAACGATTTAAACGAAAGGGTAGAAAGAATTACGCCTTTAAAACGTTTATGCGACGATCTTGATTTGGAGAGGTTGAGCGATATTTCTTATTTATTGTCGGGAATGGGACAGCCGGAAAAAACGGCTTCGGCGGTTAAAATTTATCGCGATATAGTAGAATGGGCTATCCTGTATGATTTTTTGTTTAACGAGTGGGGCAATAATACTATAATAATACGAGAGGGTTTGCTGAGGACGAAATCGATTAAAAATACTTTATTCCCCATTTTAGACAAAAAAATAAAAGAAAAGTGCATCGAACATAAACAAAAAAGAAATATAAACGTAAACGTAGTAGGCGTGGCAAAAGAAAGCGCCGTTATCAGCAGGCTTTCGCTGGCGCTGGCTTTGGAAAACGTTTTTAGGCTGCCTTATCCATGTTACGTTAAAGTACCGGATGAAATAGAACAATACTGTTATAATTACGACAGGACATGGTTTAATACTTTTGAAGAATTTTCGGGGAGCGAAGAAAATCAGTCTTACGCTTCAATGGGAAAGCTATTTCTCGTAAAATTCGGAGACGGACCTTTCGATCCTGTTTGGCCGGTGGACATTGCCGTCTGGGACGTAGAAAATGCCGAAATGATTCTTGGGCAACTGCTGCATGACGCAAGATTAGGGTTTCCGATACCGGATTTCCCCCTTAGCATTCAAAACGCCCACGGACATGCAAAAATTAACGGAATTGAGGTGGAAATGATAGAAGATATGCTCATAGAAGGAATAAGCAAAACGCTTCCCGATTCCGAAAGAGAAAGTATATACAGAATAAAATACCTTCACCGCAACTTAACAGGAGCAAGATACAAAAATGCTTGAACTGTTTGCAAAATCTGATTTAATGGGTATATTTAAGGGTTCAGTCGAATCGGGCTATGAATTTTCCGCCGAAGTCGTAACTCCTTACGATGCTCGTATGCTTGAAAGGCCACAGTTGGGTCAATTTTTATTAATAGAGCTTGCTAATCCTATGGAGGCTTCTCTTGCCAGAATAACTAATTTTGCTCCGGCAGGACTTCTTTCGTCGGTAGAAGGCGAAGATTATATTATGGCTCTTCAAAAAAGAGGACAAACCGTACCAGATGATTTAAAAAAAGATAAATTGAAATACAAGGTTCAGATTAAACTTCTTGGAGCGGTTAAAATTGCCCAGACCGAAAATCAATCGAGCGATAAAATTATTTTTATACCGTCGTTGCGCAGAATACCGCATCTTGGGGCGAAAGTTTCCCTTCCCAGCGATGCAGTATTGCGGGAGTTATGCTCTTTGAGCCAAGGAGAAACCGATTTAGGCAATTACGTGCTTGGTGAATTTATTTATTCAGGAAAAAGCGAAAATCTAAACCAGGGCGGCAAAGATTATATTTCTAATTTTCAGTATATCGAGCCTAACCTCAACGTAAAATTTAATATAAATAATCTGGTTTCTAAAAGGTCCGTCGTATTTGCAAGGGCGGGTTACGGTAAGTCGAATCTCATAAAGTTTTTAATTTCGGAACTTTATAAAGAAAACGGAAAGTATGCTTTAACAGACAAAAATAAAAAAGTAGGAACGCTAATATTTGACCCCGACGGCGAATATTTTTGGCCAGATAATAAGGATAGGCCGGGTTTGTGCGACGTGCCGCACCTTAAGGACAATATTGCGGTTTTTACGAACAGAAAATCTATAAATACATATTACGGCAGTTGGAAGGCGGGAAACGTTAAACTAAATATTAAGTCGCTTATGCCCAGAGACGTTATAGGTATAGCAATTTCTCCAGATAGGCAAGAGCAGCAAAACATTATTAAATTAAAAAGCCTTAAAAAAGAACAGTGGATAGAACTTGTAGATATTATAGAAAGAGATAGAATGCAGGCGGACGAAAAAAAGATAGCCAGGATTATGGGTTACAACAAAGAAGCCGTCTCCGGTCAGTCCGCCGAAATTAGCGCGGCAAAAAGCAATATGTATAATCTTGTAAGCCATTTGCACGACCCTAACAGCAGGCTGATAGAAGAAGTCGAAACTTTGCTGAGAGAAGGCAGGGTAGTAATAGTCGATATTAGCTTGCTTAGCTCGACTGCAGGCTATAACGTGGCGGGGCTTATAATTAGGAATATATTTAATTATAATCAGGAAAATTTTACCGGAGACGGCTCTTCTATTCCTGTTATAGCGATAATAGAGGAGGCTCAAAGCGTTTTGGGCAAATCCCTTTCCGAAACAAGTCCTTTCGTAGAATGGGTTAAAGAAGGCCGCAAATATGATTTGGGTGCTATTATGGTTACTCAGCAGCCCGGTTCGATTGCTCCGGAAATATTAAGCCAGTCGGACAACTGGTTTGTTTTTCACGTTTTATCGGAAGGAGACGCATCCGTTTTAAATAGATATAATTCTTTTTATTCAAAAGATATTATTTTAAATATTATAAACGAACCTATAATCGGAAACTGCTATATGTGGAGCGCTCCTATTCAGCCTTTTGTTCTGCCTGTCAGAATACGCAGTTTTGAAAGTCTTTATAAAAAATATATAGTAAAAGAAGATAATCGGGAAAGTCGGGAAAAATATGAAAATTCACCTGCGTTGCTTGTAGTAAAAAGAGCTCAAGAACGATTAAAATTAATGGCGGAAAAAATATTCGAACGTATAAAAAGTGAATTAAAAAACAATAAGTTTAAAACTCAAGACTTTCGCGATAAAAATAAAATAGGAATTTATCAGGGCAGATTATATTATATAGTTAAAGAATTTAAAGAAAAAGAAGAGTTTAAAGACGAAATAAGGAAAGAAGACGATTTATACATACCTTTATTTAGCTGTATATTCGACTGCAGCGAAGACGAAATTGAAATATTGGAAGGCGTGCATTTTATGAACGGCAAAGAAGAATCAAAACCTTTCGTATGCGTTCCCGTCGATAAATGGAATGAAAAAATGAAATAAAATAATAACATGTCTTTTGACGATAATCTTTATAATCCTGCTGCTATACCGACGTTAATCCAAACCGGCGAAATTGAAAATCAGCCTGACTTACCGGAATGCGGCCATTCCGAATTAGAAAATGAAATAGTTTCTTCTCTTTGCAGCGATATTTCATCTTTGGGTTTTAAATTTTCATACGAAAACGGAAAATTTGAATTTGACGACATAAATTCCGATTTAAAAAATAAAGATTTTATAAGAAATTTAATGCTCCCCAGAAAAGAAGAGATTATACTAAAAAATACCGATTTTATTCAAAAAAACAAGGATATATTCATAAAAAATCTTGCGCATGGAGACGACTGCCTTAATTCCGACATATCGCCGGTTATGGAGGTATGCGAAACGCAAAAACAAAGAGATCTGTTTAGACTGCTTAGATATACTTGGTCTAGCCCTTACAGTGAATATGTCGGAAGAAGAATCAAATTTATCATAAGGGATGCAGGCGTGAAATATAAACCCGTTATCGGCATTGCGGCTCTGGGCAGTTCTATAATAAGAATACCGGAAAGAGACGATTTTATAGGTTGGAATACGGAAACTAAAAATAAAAATTTAGTCTATTGCATGGATTTATACGTGTGCGGAGCAGTTCCTCCATACTCTTATCTTCTGGGCGGTAAATTGATTTCTTATATGATGGCTTCCAAAGAAGTACTGAAAATTTTTAAAAATAAATATTTAACTCAGACTACGATAATAAATAAAAGAAATGCTTCAAATCTTGCCGCAATTTTCACGACAAGTTTATACGGTAAAAGTTCTCAATACAACAGGATAAAATATAAAAACCTGCTGCTATATCAAAGAATAGGCAGTACCAAAGGTTACGGCACTTTTCAATTTTCTAGGCATACAAACGAACTTTTAAAAGATTTATTAAAACTTAAAGAAGGAAAGGTTGGATATAAATTTGGAGACGGACCAAATTATAAATTTAGATTCATAAAAAAAGCGTTAAAATTTTTAGAAAACTATGGATTAAATTCCGATTTTATTTTAAATCATTCTATTAAAAGAGACATATATTATGTTCCGCTAGCATATAATTCTTTGGATTTTTTAAACGGACGCAGCGAAGAGTTGGAATATTTCAATTATAAAATCGACGATCTTATAGAATATTGGAAAAAAAGATGGCTTTACGGCAGGAAAAACAATCCCGACGTCATAGATAACGTAGCGTCGTTTTCTCCTAAAAATTTTAGCTTATTATAACTTCTTCTTCGGTTGGAGCGGAAGTTCTGTCGGGCATAAGATAGCTTTTAACATCGGCGACGTTTTCGGGTGCGTTGCCTTTTACGGAAAGAATAACATACGAGTAAAAAGGCCAGGAAGCGTTGACGTCAAAGTTTGAAGGAATTGCAGGATGATTGGGGTGGGTATGGTAAAATCCAAGAATATCGAGGTTTTCTTTCATACAAAATTTATCCATTTCTAATATATCTTTAGGTTCTATCTCAAAACTGTCCCAGGTAATTTTTCCGTAACGGTTTTCCGCAGGATAGGCTTTTACGATAATTTTGTTTTCTCCGTCAATTTTTCCGAGAAGTCCTCCGCAAGCTTCATAAGGGAAAATATCCGCCGCATGTTTTTTTATTATTTCCAGTTCGTTTTTCGGAATTATAATAGCCATAATAATCCGTCCTTATTATATTAATGAAGATGCTAAATTATTTTGCAATTAATAATGTTCAGTCGTTAAAACTCGGAAAAAACTCTCGTAGAAAGATATCTTGAACCCGTGTCTGGAAGTACGGTTGCGAAATTACCTTTATATTTTGCCGTAAGTTTAAGTATTCCGTAAACGTTTGCGCCTGAAGAAAAACCGCATAAAATCCCTTCGTCTTTAACGAGTCTTTTTAAGGCGGCGTAACTGCCCTCCGTATCGACTTTAACAACGTCGTCGATTATTTTATCGGCGTCGAATCCTTCGAAATTTAAAGAATAGTTGTACTTCCAGCCTTCTATGCCGTGCATTTCGTTGTCCGGAACGACTGCGATAACTTTTATTTTATCGTCATATTCTTTAAGTCTTTTACCTACTCCAAGAATAGTTCCGCCTGTTCCTATGCCTGTGGCGAAATAATCGATATTTCCTCCTGTCTGCTTTAGGATTTCGACGGCGGTAGTTTCGTAATGCGATATAGGGTTAAAAGGATTATTGTACTGGTCGGGCATATAATACATATCTTTGCCGCCTCTTTCATATTCGTCGGATGCGCGTTTTATGGCTCCGTCGTGGCTTTCTTCGGCAGGAGTAAGTATTAATTCGGCTCCGTAAAGACGCATTATCTTTTTTCTTTCTTCGCTCATATTTGAAGGAGCGTAAATTTTAACTTTTATGCCGAGGAGCGCGCCTATCATTGCATATGAAATACCGGTATTTCCCGATGACGAATCGATTATAGACGTATTTTCTTTAATTAAACCTTTTTCTACGGCGTTTTTTATCATATAAAGAGCAGGCCTGTCTTTTACGGAGCCGCCGGGGTTTAAACCTTCAAGCTTCGCGTATAATTTTGATCCGTGAGACGAAGTATTAATTATTTTATTTAACAGGACTATCCCCGTACCGCCTATATTTGAAGCAGAATTAAAAATATCGTAAATATTAAAAGGCGACTTATTTTTTTCCATCTTTTTCCACGATAATTTCGTAATCCGTATCGTTAATTTTATTTATGGATAAGACCTTATGACCCTGTTCTTCCATAGAACGCGGGACGTTTCTTATTGCAGGTTCGTAATCCACTATTACCCTTAAAATTTCGCCTTTTTTCATTTTTTCTAAAACAAGTTTGGATTTAACGAAAGTAAATGGACATATCTCGCCTTTAATGTTTAATTCTTCGTTTTGTTTATATTCAGACATTATTTGTTTGCTCCGTTAATTTTTAAATTCGCACAAATCGCCGTATTCTATTAACTCAAAAACGGTAGGATTTTCGCCGCAAAGCGGACAAGTCTTATCCTGCCTTAGTTTCATTTCGGTAAATTTTATATCCAGAGCGTCGTAAATAAGAAGCCTTCCGTTTAAGGTTTGACCGATACCGAGTATTATTTTAATTGCTTCGTTTGCCTGGATAGCGCCTATTACGCCTGGAAGAACGCCGAGAACTCCCGCTTCCTGACAGCTCGGTACAAGTCCCGCAGGAGGAGGAGTCGGAAAAAGACATCTGTAGCAGGGACCTTCATCCGGCAAAAATACCGTAGCCTGACCGTCGAACCTGAAAATAGAACCGTAAACTAAAGGTTTTTTCATAAAATGGCAGGCGTCGTTTATTAAATATCTCGTAGGAAAATTATCGGTAGCGTCTATTATTACGTCGTATTCTTTTATTAAATCTTTAATGTTGTTTATATTTATGCCTTCTTTATAGGTAATAACTTTTACGTCCGGGTTTATGCGTTCGATGGAATCTTTTGCCGAATCTACTTTGTACCTTCCAACGTCTGCGGTTCCGTGCCAAATCTGTCTTTGAAGATTAGATAAATCGACGGTATCGTAATCGACTATTCCGAGAGTGCCAATTCCCGCCGCTCCGAGGTAATATCCGCAGGGCGCACCCAATCCTCCAGCTCCTATAAGCAGGACTTTGGAAGAAAGCAGTTTTTCCTGTCCTTCGCCTCCGACTTCCGGAAGTATAATATGCCTTGCATATCTTTTAATCTGTTCTTCGGTAAAATTCAATTTTATTTCCTCGCTTTTAAAACTATTTTTATTAATTATTCTACGACGTCGAGAACGATAGGCTCTACCGTTACGCCTTTAGATTCTAAAAATTTAACCGCTTTTTCTATAGCCGCCGTTTCGCCTTCAAGCTCTATCGCTATTATTCCTATATCGTTAGATATGCTTGCGCTTCTGATATTGGTTATAACGTTGTAGTTTTTTCCGACAAGATAAATTAATGGTTCTTTAATTACTTCCTGCGGATAGTTGAGGTAAAACTTTTTTTTTTCAGGCGCGCCGCCGGCTATTGCCGGAATTATTGAAATAGTATCTCCGTCTTTAACCTTTGAATTTATGTTGTCTATGAATCTTATATCTTCATCGTTCAGATAAACGTTAACGAATCTTCTTACCTGGTCATTCTGTTCGCATATTCTTTCTTTTATTCCGGAAAAATTTTTTTCTAAATCGTTTATTACTTCTATGATATTTGAACCGTTGGATTCCACTTCCGCTTTGCCGCCGGTTAAAGTTCTTAGCGGAGTAGGTATTCTTACTTTTATAGGCATTTTAATCCTCCTTTATTTTTTTATAGTTAAAATTATTATGATTTTTTATTATTTATATAATATATTATTTAATCTTTTCTTTTAATTTTAGATAAAACTCCTTCAAATTCTTCTAAATTAGCTTCGATAACCGGAGCTTCTTTTAATTTTCCGTTTAATGCCTCAAGAGTTTTAAGTCCGTTGCCGGTAATAGCAAGAACCGTCGTTTCGTTTTTGTTTATATAACCTTTTTCTATAAGTTTTTTTGCTACGGCGACGGTAACGCCCCCTGCAGTTTCCGTAAATATGCCTTCGGTAGCGGCAAGAAGTTTCATGCCTTCGACTATTTCTTCGTCGGTAGCGTCTTCGCCGTACCCGCCGGTTTTATTCATAAGGTCGGATGCATAGTAGCCGTCTGCCGGATTTCCTATCGCAAGTGATTTTGCGATAGTATTGGGAGTTCTTACAGGTTTTATAAATTCTCTTTTTTCTTTTACGGTTGAGGTTATAGGGTTGCATCCGGTAGCCTGCGCTCCGAAAATTCGAGTATGCGGTTTTTCGTTAAGCAGTCCGCAGTAATCGAACTCGTCTATTGCTTTACCTACTTTTGTTATTAAAGAACCGCCGGCCATTGGAACTACGACGTTATCGGGAGCTTTAAATCCTAATTGTTCGAGCATTTCGAAAGTAAGGGATTTAGAACCTTCTGCATAATAAGGCCTTAAATTTATGTTTACGAATGCCCAACTGTGTTTTCCTGCTATTTC
It encodes:
- a CDS encoding DUF87 domain-containing protein — encoded protein: MLELFAKSDLMGIFKGSVESGYEFSAEVVTPYDARMLERPQLGQFLLIELANPMEASLARITNFAPAGLLSSVEGEDYIMALQKRGQTVPDDLKKDKLKYKVQIKLLGAVKIAQTENQSSDKIIFIPSLRRIPHLGAKVSLPSDAVLRELCSLSQGETDLGNYVLGEFIYSGKSENLNQGGKDYISNFQYIEPNLNVKFNINNLVSKRSVVFARAGYGKSNLIKFLISELYKENGKYALTDKNKKVGTLIFDPDGEYFWPDNKDRPGLCDVPHLKDNIAVFTNRKSINTYYGSWKAGNVKLNIKSLMPRDVIGIAISPDRQEQQNIIKLKSLKKEQWIELVDIIERDRMQADEKKIARIMGYNKEAVSGQSAEISAAKSNMYNLVSHLHDPNSRLIEEVETLLREGRVVIVDISLLSSTAGYNVAGLIIRNIFNYNQENFTGDGSSIPVIAIIEEAQSVLGKSLSETSPFVEWVKEGRKYDLGAIMVTQQPGSIAPEILSQSDNWFVFHVLSEGDASVLNRYNSFYSKDIILNIINEPIIGNCYMWSAPIQPFVLPVRIRSFESLYKKYIVKEDNRESREKYENSPALLVVKRAQERLKLMAEKIFERIKSELKNNKFKTQDFRDKNKIGIYQGRLYYIVKEFKEKEEFKDEIRKEDDLYIPLFSCIFDCSEDEIEILEGVHFMNGKEESKPFVCVPVDKWNEKMK
- a CDS encoding DUF4338 domain-containing protein; its protein translation is MSFDDNLYNPAAIPTLIQTGEIENQPDLPECGHSELENEIVSSLCSDISSLGFKFSYENGKFEFDDINSDLKNKDFIRNLMLPRKEEIILKNTDFIQKNKDIFIKNLAHGDDCLNSDISPVMEVCETQKQRDLFRLLRYTWSSPYSEYVGRRIKFIIRDAGVKYKPVIGIAALGSSIIRIPERDDFIGWNTETKNKNLVYCMDLYVCGAVPPYSYLLGGKLISYMMASKEVLKIFKNKYLTQTTIINKRNASNLAAIFTTSLYGKSSQYNRIKYKNLLLYQRIGSTKGYGTFQFSRHTNELLKDLLKLKEGKVGYKFGDGPNYKFRFIKKALKFLENYGLNSDFILNHSIKRDIYYVPLAYNSLDFLNGRSEELEYFNYKIDDLIEYWKKRWLYGRKNNPDVIDNVASFSPKNFSLL
- a CDS encoding M67 family peptidase, with protein sequence MAIIIPKNELEIIKKHAADIFPYEACGGLLGKIDGENKIIVKAYPAENRYGKITWDSFEIEPKDILEMDKFCMKENLDILGFYHTHPNHPAIPSNFDVNASWPFYSYVILSVKGNAPENVADVKSYLMPDRTSAPTEEEVIIS
- a CDS encoding PLP-dependent cysteine synthase family protein, encoding MEKNKSPFNIYDIFNSASNIGGTGIVLLNKIINTSSHGSKLYAKLEGLNPGGSVKDRPALYMIKNAVEKGLIKENTSIIDSSSGNTGISYAMIGALLGIKVKIYAPSNMSEERKKIMRLYGAELILTPAEESHDGAIKRASDEYERGGKDMYYMPDQYNNPFNPISHYETTAVEILKQTGGNIDYFATGIGTGGTILGVGKRLKEYDDKIKVIAVVPDNEMHGIEGWKYNYSLNFEGFDADKIIDDVVKVDTEGSYAALKRLVKDEGILCGFSSGANVYGILKLTAKYKGNFATVLPDTGSRYLSTRVFSEF
- a CDS encoding sulfurtransferase TusA family protein, yielding MSEYKQNEELNIKGEICPFTFVKSKLVLEKMKKGEILRVIVDYEPAIRNVPRSMEEQGHKVLSINKINDTDYEIIVEKDGKK
- the moeB gene encoding molybdopterin-synthase adenylyltransferase MoeB, which translates into the protein MKLNFTEEQIKRYARHIILPEVGGEGQEKLLSSKVLLIGAGGLGAPCGYYLGAAGIGTLGIVDYDTVDLSNLQRQIWHGTADVGRYKVDSAKDSIERINPDVKVITYKEGININNIKDLIKEYDVIIDATDNFPTRYLINDACHFMKKPLVYGSIFRFDGQATVFLPDEGPCYRCLFPTPPPAGLVPSCQEAGVLGVLPGVIGAIQANEAIKIILGIGQTLNGRLLIYDALDIKFTEMKLRQDKTCPLCGENPTVFELIEYGDLCEFKN
- a CDS encoding threonine synthase, whose protein sequence is MFVKGLKCRECGKEYPDSPLYVCDYCFGPLEVDYDYDKIKKEITKEKIKSRDANMWRYQELLPIKGEIKIGKNVGYTPLVKADNLAKALGVKEMYVKNDAVNFPTLSFKDRVVSVAIAKAREFGFKTVACASTGNLANSVAALAASSGYESFVFIPSNLETGKVLGTLIYDTNLVKINGSYDKVNRLCTEIAGKHSWAFVNINLRPYYAEGSKSLTFEMLEQLGFKAPDNVVVPMAGGSLITKVGKAIDEFDYCGLLNEKPHTRIFGAQATGCNPITSTVKEKREFIKPVRTPNTIAKSLAIGNPADGYYASDLMNKTGGYGEDATDEEIVEGMKLLAATEGIFTETAGGVTVAVAKKLIEKGYINKNETTVLAITGNGLKTLEALNGKLKEAPVIEANLEEFEGVLSKIKRKD